In Tenrec ecaudatus isolate mTenEca1 chromosome 5, mTenEca1.hap1, whole genome shotgun sequence, the following are encoded in one genomic region:
- the EFCAB12 gene encoding EF-hand calcium-binding domain-containing protein 12 has product MDHSLKTCKTLFLSLLGLYKSKVAADNEPSKKVPSFDPERIIGRCFKQFKQEDFHLPQSRRRIITAPHMKEQLPVNPTLQPQEPPKPLPSFYTLEVEDRQEEPLDTNTWLRQRLKLQKELNSFGNTEKWLSNKPSLTPSEAKVLHSIHKEQEEAKSVVYLAPTGITKVSSPRKSFRAWRKLIPLLHLPKPDALSVMYSYLQHRKIKILEMFNKLNHSDNQNITREEFITALNTVGVPLSSQDMEDIVIYLSSLGKLNTITMDILASSYKQWSIAQQRRSHPDIRKRLRGSSSRSTSQHSLPMRQKGSLSLQSDKMDLLTVPKPSLEKEARPLSLEEMEDVGKRYRERKRLHKISVASIQYSECCRLVRSGNKHFDENCLPSTVQGDTADMINKFRRDNFLSYLKCWKLCESYGLPLTEDILTKALLYPGDKIIFLNDQVRPIRQPGGYYSDFKFFTQSQTLLKSQRTHMAKMDKKMPKKTKKLRFKEFEEFTRKLKAKRPGVQQLTHPNNFWPGHLLDKLRLYLPTVATDRSQALFSHVHQQPSAYPAIYHPNHWWPIRNMNYVTPAYYDAHKVYYID; this is encoded by the exons GGCTCTACAAATCTAAAGTCGCAGCAGACAATGAACCCTCCAAAAAGGTCCCCTCCTTCGATCCTGAACGGATCATTGGCCGCTGCTTCAAGCAGTTCAAGCAGGAAGACTTCCACCTGCCACAAAGCCGCCGCCGGATCATCACGGCACCTCACATGAAGGAGCAGCTGCCTGTGAACCCCACACTCCAGCCCCAGGAGCCCCCGAAGCCCCTCCCCAGCTTCTACACCCTGGAAGTCGAGGATCGACAAGAAGAGCCATTGGACACCAACACATGGCTGAGGCAGAGACTGAAGCTTCAGAAGGAGCTAAATTCATTTGGCAACACGGAGAAGTGGCTGAGCAACAAGCCCAGCCTCACGCCTTCAGAGGCCAAGGTCCTACACAGTATCCACAAGGAACAAGAGGAGGCCAAGTCAGTTGTCTACCTCGCTCCCACAGGGATCACCAAGGTGAGTAGTCCC AGGAAATCCTTCCGAGCTTGGCGCAAACTGATACCCCTGCTCCACTTGCCCAAACCCGATGCCCTGTCGGTCATGTACTCCTACCTGCAACACCGCAAGATCAAGATCCTGGAGATGTTCAACAAGTTGAACCACAGTGATAACCAAAATATCACCCGGGAGGAGTTCATTACGGCTCTGAACACA GTGGGAGTGCCTTTGAGTAGCCAAGATATGGAGGACATAGTAATCTACCTCAGCTCCCTGGGAAAGTTAAACACCATCACAATGGATATCCTGGCCAGCAGCTACAAGCAATGGTCCATAGCTCAGCAAAGGAGAAGCCACCCAGACATAAGGAAGC GTCTCCGAGGGTCATCCAGCAGGAGCACCTCCCAGCACAGCCTGCCCATGAGGCAGAAGGGAAGCTTGAGCCTGCAGTCGGACAAGATGGACCTGCTGACTGTGCCTAAGCCCAGTTTGGAGAAAGAAGCTCGGCCCTTGAGCCTCGAGGAAATGGAGGATGTGGGCAAGCGGTACCGAGAGAGGAAGCGGCTACACAAG ATCTCCGTGGCCTCCATCCAGTACTCGGAGTGCTGCCGCCTGGTGCGGAGCGGGAACAAGCATTTTGATGAGAACTGCCTCCCGTCCACGGTCCAGGGCGACACCGCGGACATGATCAACAAGTTCCGCAGGGACAACTTTCTGTCCTACCTGAAGTGCTGGAAACTCTGTGAGTCCTACGGCCTCCCGCTGACCGAGGACATCCTCACGAAAG CCTTGCTGTACCCGGGAGACAAGATCATTTTCCTGAATGACCAAGTGCGCCCAATCCGGCAGCCAGGAGGCTACTACTCTGACTTCAAGTTCTTCACTCAGAGCCAGACTCTGCTCAAGTCCCAGAGGACTCACATGGCCAAAATGGACAA GAAAATGCCAAAGAAAACCAAGAAACTACGCTTTAAGGAGTTTGAGGAGTTCACCAG GAAGCTGAAGGCAAAGAggcctggtgtccagcagctcaCCCACCCCAACAACTTCTGGCCGGGCCATCTCCTGGACAAGCTGAGGCTGTACCTGCCCACTGTGGCCACCGACCGGAGCCAGGCACTCTTCAGCCACGTgcaccaacagccctctgcctacCCGGCCATCTACCATCCCAACCACTGGTGGCCCATTAGAAATATGAACTATGTGACCCCAGCCTATTATGATGCCCACAAGGTTTACTACATTGACTGA